In Thermospira aquatica, the following proteins share a genomic window:
- the metW gene encoding methionine biosynthesis protein MetW, protein MRRLEEALGMRVDLGVMADWIAQGSKVLDLGCGRGELLSYLIHHKQVRGIGVEIDEESFLACVEKGIPVIQRDINLSLKDVEDQSFDYVIISQTVQQLQRPDLLILESLRIGRYVIVSFPNFGHYRIRLNLLFSGRMPKSKALPYEWYNTPNIHLMTIKDFQDFCHRYQITVHQWYYFWQTRGGKWLLLPNWFASGCLALISRRDEYEKKA, encoded by the coding sequence ATGAGGCGGCTTGAGGAAGCTCTGGGTATGCGTGTTGACCTAGGAGTCATGGCAGATTGGATAGCCCAGGGGAGCAAAGTTCTCGATCTCGGCTGTGGAAGAGGTGAACTCCTTTCCTATCTTATCCATCACAAACAAGTAAGGGGTATAGGGGTTGAAATTGATGAGGAGAGTTTCCTTGCCTGTGTGGAAAAGGGGATTCCGGTTATTCAAAGGGATATCAACCTCTCTCTCAAGGATGTGGAGGATCAGTCATTTGATTATGTTATCATCAGTCAAACCGTCCAACAACTTCAGCGTCCTGATCTCTTGATCCTGGAAAGTCTCAGGATTGGACGTTATGTAATTGTAAGCTTTCCAAATTTTGGGCATTACCGAATTCGGTTAAATCTTCTCTTTTCGGGGAGAATGCCAAAATCCAAAGCTCTCCCCTATGAGTGGTACAATACTCCTAATATTCACCTGATGACCATCAAGGATTTTCAGGATTTTTGTCACCGTTACCAAATTACGGTACATCAATGGTATTACTTCTGGCAAACCCGGGGAGGAAAATGGTTGCTGCTTCCCAACTGGTTTGCCAGTGGTTGTCTTGCTCTTATCAGCCGGAGGGATGAGTATGAAAAAAAAGCCTAA
- a CDS encoding PSP1 domain-containing protein, whose amino-acid sequence MQKVAYMKTFFDHMVLPYRCERDITIEKNKWYVVNTRFGEDIAQSMSGIVEISDEELRRYFHKQESPPPVTQQAEGIELDEKSILEAKQEHAPVEIEHLFVIREATEKELQEWQNMREESDQAYQLALKEIKSLQLDMKLINVHFLLGRKKVIFNFTSDNRVDFRQLVKQLAAIFKTRIEMRQIGVRDAAKIEGGCGICGIQLCCTRSNCHMSSIYLKMAKDQGFLVNSSKLTGVCGRLLCCLAYEVDFYQQERGFYPEIGSKVLVGNLEYHVMSINLLKREVVLVDENHHMQKVSPHELKKIPRKEGFVYQIVGTGDDKK is encoded by the coding sequence ATGCAAAAAGTAGCTTACATGAAAACTTTTTTTGATCATATGGTTCTTCCGTATAGATGTGAAAGAGATATAACCATTGAAAAAAACAAATGGTATGTGGTCAATACCCGATTCGGCGAGGATATAGCGCAAAGCATGTCCGGTATTGTAGAGATATCTGATGAAGAATTACGGAGGTATTTTCACAAACAGGAATCTCCCCCTCCCGTTACTCAACAAGCAGAGGGGATTGAACTTGATGAAAAAAGCATACTTGAAGCCAAACAAGAACACGCTCCTGTGGAGATAGAACACCTTTTTGTGATACGAGAAGCCACAGAGAAGGAACTTCAAGAATGGCAAAATATGAGAGAAGAGTCAGATCAGGCCTATCAACTTGCGTTAAAAGAGATAAAATCTCTACAGCTTGACATGAAGCTTATCAATGTTCACTTTCTCCTTGGAAGAAAAAAAGTAATATTTAATTTTACTTCGGATAACCGTGTAGACTTTCGTCAGCTGGTAAAGCAACTTGCTGCTATTTTTAAAACTCGCATAGAAATGCGTCAAATAGGAGTAAGGGATGCTGCCAAAATAGAAGGAGGATGTGGAATTTGTGGAATACAACTCTGTTGTACCCGTTCTAACTGTCACATGAGTTCTATCTATCTCAAAATGGCAAAAGATCAAGGTTTTTTGGTGAATTCGAGTAAACTTACAGGGGTTTGTGGTCGATTATTGTGTTGTCTTGCCTATGAAGTTGATTTTTATCAACAGGAGAGAGGTTTCTATCCAGAGATTGGGTCCAAAGTACTGGTAGGAAACCTCGAATACCATGTGATGTCCATAAATCTTTTAAAACGAGAAGTTGTCCTGGTTGATGAAAATCACCATATGCAAAAGGTTTCACCTCATGAGCTGAAAAAGATACCCCGAAAAGAAGGGTTTGTTTACCAAATAGTTGGCACCGGAGACGACAAAAAATAA
- a CDS encoding acylphosphatase, with the protein MFYQLEAIISGRVQGVGFRFFAKRMAMMLQVTGWVCNMPNGSVKVVAVGTKEQIAEFLMVLSQGPSMAEVEDVKHTITESEWNPYNDFDIRYGCEEEA; encoded by the coding sequence ATGTTTTACCAATTAGAAGCCATCATTTCGGGGAGGGTGCAGGGAGTGGGGTTTCGTTTTTTTGCCAAGCGGATGGCCATGATGCTTCAGGTGACCGGATGGGTATGTAATATGCCAAATGGTAGTGTCAAAGTAGTTGCCGTAGGAACAAAAGAGCAAATAGCCGAGTTCTTGATGGTTTTATCTCAAGGACCTTCTATGGCAGAAGTAGAAGATGTAAAGCATACCATAACCGAAAGTGAATGGAATCCCTATAACGACTTCGATATACGATATGGTTGCGAAGAGGAGGCATAA
- a CDS encoding DUF5312 family protein — protein sequence MPYDKENIERAKAKGLFQNGVFDAKALELDSEEKERLKKELTKIQSNSTEQAKPQQAPVSPAPLQEEIPINIQLSLWDKIVMFFLALLGMQVQENYLQYKALRQVYKDLALIRPPIYNKKQRTVTRYFAYKIHDLQLKLLFFKPMFEIMETPQWDTAEQGKTGIERLCEALMQVDKEKVFAIFGYESIYRRLQENPSSQTIAAIRQEAEEYLASLSSEKKETANRAYTFLMYMKNLVFYEFEWLLKRFDPSYEVGKEAHFIDIPGEALLFYLTNLEEALLQIDLNIDFLVPFQALFSVYDEMTSIDEANEKSEKEMIKTTFLSQIDALKSTLQELLYRNYCTLLIRVIKKNPSYFPSFVHIRFDLVQKYTEIMEKKLKWSFEKAMRQVKFEKVEKNIRAYFPNLKPVGIYTMDRSKELENLGFPTFSHAYTLAILIHFFDIYYKEWIQPLLNIVTINGIFNDEYFKRSVSDTLYAVERFQTKLQEIVNSFHQEGDRGSKFLLLFKRRETQENKRSLEKHIISMNSIVADLFREFYGHYLSLKDIVTKLYSDTTEPIPKYLRNARSVGQSKNQLYKESLKKTWELFQSLEPILQMLRETPF from the coding sequence ATGCCGTATGATAAAGAGAATATCGAGCGCGCAAAAGCGAAAGGTCTTTTTCAAAATGGGGTATTCGATGCCAAAGCTCTCGAACTTGACAGTGAGGAAAAAGAACGCCTAAAAAAAGAATTAACAAAAATTCAAAGCAATTCTACCGAACAGGCAAAACCTCAACAAGCTCCAGTATCCCCAGCCCCTCTCCAGGAAGAAATACCAATAAATATCCAACTCTCATTATGGGATAAGATAGTAATGTTCTTTCTTGCATTGCTTGGCATGCAAGTCCAGGAGAATTATCTCCAATACAAAGCTTTAAGACAGGTTTATAAAGATCTGGCACTCATTCGTCCCCCTATCTATAATAAGAAACAGAGAACAGTAACCCGTTATTTCGCTTACAAGATCCATGATCTTCAGTTAAAACTTCTCTTTTTCAAACCAATGTTTGAGATTATGGAGACCCCTCAATGGGATACTGCTGAGCAAGGAAAAACAGGGATAGAACGTCTTTGTGAAGCATTAATGCAGGTTGATAAAGAAAAGGTTTTTGCTATTTTTGGATACGAAAGCATTTATCGACGTCTCCAAGAAAATCCTTCATCTCAAACAATTGCAGCTATTCGACAAGAAGCCGAAGAGTATCTTGCTTCTTTGTCTTCTGAGAAAAAAGAAACAGCAAATCGAGCTTACACTTTCCTTATGTATATGAAAAACCTCGTTTTTTACGAATTTGAATGGCTTTTGAAACGTTTTGATCCTTCCTATGAAGTAGGAAAAGAAGCACATTTTATTGATATTCCCGGTGAAGCATTACTTTTTTATCTTACGAATCTGGAAGAAGCTTTGCTTCAGATTGATCTTAACATTGACTTTCTCGTTCCCTTCCAGGCTTTGTTTAGTGTCTACGATGAAATGACTTCGATAGATGAGGCTAACGAGAAATCAGAGAAAGAAATGATAAAAACCACTTTTTTGTCCCAGATAGATGCTCTCAAATCAACTCTTCAGGAGCTTCTTTACCGGAACTATTGTACTCTTTTAATAAGAGTTATAAAGAAAAACCCTTCATATTTTCCTTCTTTTGTCCATATCCGATTTGATTTAGTCCAGAAATACACCGAAATTATGGAAAAAAAGCTCAAATGGTCATTTGAAAAGGCCATGCGACAGGTGAAATTTGAAAAGGTAGAAAAAAATATTCGTGCCTATTTTCCAAATTTGAAACCCGTAGGGATTTATACAATGGACAGGTCAAAAGAACTGGAAAACCTTGGATTTCCAACTTTCTCTCATGCCTATACTCTAGCTATACTTATTCATTTCTTTGATATCTACTACAAAGAATGGATACAACCTCTGCTCAATATCGTAACCATCAATGGTATATTTAATGATGAGTATTTTAAGCGAAGTGTTTCTGATACGCTTTATGCAGTGGAGAGATTCCAGACAAAACTTCAAGAAATAGTAAATTCCTTTCACCAAGAAGGCGACAGAGGTAGCAAATTTCTGCTTCTTTTTAAACGTCGAGAGACACAAGAGAATAAACGATCCCTTGAAAAGCATATTATCTCCATGAACTCAATAGTTGCTGATCTTTTTCGGGAGTTTTACGGCCACTATCTTTCACTTAAGGATATTGTTACCAAACTCTATAGCGATACCACAGAGCCTATTCCCAAATACCTTCGCAACGCTCGTAGTGTAGGACAATCAAAAAATCAACTTTACAAAGAAAGTCTTAAAAAGACGTGGGAACTTTTCCAATCGCTTGAACCTATTCTTCAGATGTTAAGGGAAACACCATTCTGA
- the metX gene encoding homoserine O-acetyltransferase MetX, translating to MNDVGVVETQYLLLSDMGVHEITLESGAKIGPITVAYETYGTLNETRSNAILICHALSGDAHAAGYHKEIGHKPGWWNDAIGPGKAFDTDRYFVVCSNVLGGCQGTTGPSSINPRTGKPYALSFPVITIGDMVQVQWYLMKHLGIEKWLSVAGGSMGGMQALEWALRYPENVYSAMVIASTGRLSPQSIAFNAVGRNAIISDPNWQNGEYYGKAIPEKGLSIARMIGHITYLSEISMEKKFGRKLQNKKEFSFDFSTEFAVESYLHHQGQKFVERFDANTYLYVTKAMDYFDVAAKYGQGSLKKAMQKISSRMFLLSFSSDWLFPPSQTQELVDALIANHKDVTFYNIDSSYGHDAFLLEVEKETSLIQRFLQSSSKLWQEDRYEAA from the coding sequence ATGAACGATGTAGGAGTTGTTGAGACACAATACCTTCTTCTCTCAGACATGGGAGTCCATGAAATCACGCTTGAAAGTGGAGCAAAGATTGGGCCTATCACGGTTGCCTATGAGACGTACGGGACTCTTAACGAAACAAGAAGTAATGCTATCCTGATTTGTCACGCCCTCTCTGGTGATGCCCATGCTGCAGGGTATCATAAAGAGATTGGACACAAACCCGGGTGGTGGAATGATGCTATTGGCCCGGGTAAAGCGTTTGATACTGATCGGTACTTTGTCGTGTGTTCGAATGTCCTTGGAGGATGCCAGGGAACAACTGGCCCATCTTCCATTAACCCGAGAACAGGGAAACCTTATGCTCTTAGTTTTCCTGTGATTACCATTGGCGATATGGTTCAGGTTCAATGGTATCTCATGAAACATCTTGGGATTGAAAAATGGCTTAGTGTAGCAGGAGGTTCCATGGGGGGGATGCAGGCTCTCGAATGGGCACTTCGCTATCCCGAAAATGTTTACTCCGCTATGGTAATCGCTTCAACAGGGAGGCTTTCTCCTCAAAGTATTGCCTTCAATGCAGTAGGGCGAAACGCTATTATCTCCGATCCGAACTGGCAGAATGGGGAATATTATGGGAAGGCTATCCCTGAAAAAGGGCTTTCTATTGCAAGAATGATTGGACATATTACCTATCTTAGCGAAATATCCATGGAAAAAAAGTTTGGTCGGAAACTTCAAAACAAGAAAGAATTTAGCTTTGATTTTTCCACTGAGTTTGCGGTGGAGAGTTATCTCCATCATCAGGGACAAAAGTTTGTCGAAAGATTTGACGCAAACACATACCTCTACGTAACAAAAGCTATGGACTATTTTGATGTGGCTGCAAAATACGGACAGGGAAGTCTCAAGAAGGCAATGCAAAAAATTTCTTCCCGTATGTTTCTCCTTTCATTTTCCTCTGACTGGCTTTTTCCTCCCTCCCAGACACAGGAACTGGTTGATGCCTTGATTGCTAATCATAAGGATGTCACCTTTTACAATATCGATTCTTCTTATGGTCACGATGCTTTTCTTCTTGAAGTTGAAAAAGAGACATCCCTTATTCAGCGTTTTTTGCAGTCCTCAAGTAAACTCTGGCAGGAAGATAGATATGAGGCGGCTTGA